A region of Natribaculum luteum DNA encodes the following proteins:
- a CDS encoding M48 family metallopeptidase, translated as MNMYRLHLSLLVRMVVAVAILATVALVVALLVGILGGVLAFAVWGWVHSAFEGFASLPAISDVASVPPFLVAVGAVLGLILVVDWWPTIARYTAATHIFQPTPASLLATGWALGCLYLLVVEGSAAIVLLLETVAGLLLAFGLSAILTVVMMVSGARREVRHLRERLVDDSVPASEFDADLEATVARLAQLADVPAPDVYVTETDRPESFTLGSGETAVVAVSTGLLEALPGAELEAVLAHEVSHLANWDSRIMSAAMVPVLIADDWIDDDPRDVDDRFWNGVFGLLKSYGQFGVAILSRGREWHADAGAVALTGSPAALASALATLSDARATPTTDLRKWEQAVVALDVLPPAVDDLASGSFRTHPPTEDRIARLRRLAATER; from the coding sequence ATGAACATGTATCGGCTCCATCTCTCGCTGCTGGTTCGGATGGTGGTCGCCGTCGCCATCCTCGCGACGGTCGCGCTCGTCGTCGCACTGCTTGTCGGCATCCTCGGGGGCGTGCTCGCGTTCGCCGTCTGGGGATGGGTGCATTCTGCCTTCGAGGGGTTCGCGTCGCTGCCGGCGATCAGCGACGTTGCATCCGTGCCGCCGTTTCTCGTGGCGGTCGGCGCTGTGCTCGGATTGATCCTCGTCGTCGACTGGTGGCCGACGATCGCCCGCTACACCGCCGCGACGCACATATTCCAGCCCACACCCGCCTCCCTCCTTGCCACGGGGTGGGCGCTGGGCTGTCTGTACCTCCTCGTCGTCGAGGGGAGTGCGGCGATCGTCCTCCTGCTCGAAACGGTGGCGGGACTCCTGCTCGCGTTCGGACTCAGCGCGATTCTCACCGTCGTCATGATGGTGTCCGGAGCGCGACGTGAAGTCCGACACCTCCGAGAGCGACTCGTCGACGACAGCGTCCCCGCGTCGGAGTTCGACGCCGACCTCGAGGCCACGGTCGCCCGGCTCGCACAGCTCGCGGACGTTCCCGCGCCCGACGTGTACGTCACCGAGACCGATCGACCCGAATCGTTCACGCTCGGCAGCGGCGAGACGGCCGTCGTCGCCGTCTCGACCGGCCTCCTCGAGGCGCTCCCGGGCGCGGAACTCGAGGCCGTCCTGGCCCACGAGGTCAGTCATCTGGCGAACTGGGACAGCCGGATCATGTCCGCCGCGATGGTCCCCGTGTTGATCGCCGACGACTGGATCGACGACGACCCGCGGGACGTCGACGACCGGTTCTGGAACGGCGTCTTCGGGCTGTTGAAATCGTACGGCCAGTTCGGCGTCGCGATCCTCTCGCGCGGCCGGGAGTGGCACGCCGACGCCGGCGCCGTGGCGCTTACGGGATCGCCAGCGGCACTCGCCAGCGCGCTCGCCACGCTCTCGGACGCCAGAGCGACGCCGACGACGGACCTCCGGAAGTGGGAACAGGCGGTCGTCGCACTGGACGTCCTCCCGCCGGCGGTCGACGACCTCGCGTCCGGTTCCTTCCGGACCCACCCTCCGACCGAGGATCGGATCGCCCGACTCAGGCGGCTGGCCGCGACGGAGCGGTGA
- a CDS encoding PD-(D/E)XK nuclease family protein, which translates to MTERVSIEGVQTYLHCPRRYEFAHVHGLESEDDDPPETRRLELLRTAICDALRTGRTDRDDLEAAVIDRLTELWTSHGERFHSLAQRRHERQRLEAAVRAYVADVGVEHVRGVTKLRRETDEELLGPELPLSATILLPDGTGVEVESVVDYVTTDGSSLTGVRFVPTLAPLGLLRYRSAWEGDVAALFTDHFDPDDDRFEPDAVGALFETAVVLEGLRDLRDRLELGNRTCRYVQVPLVERSSASVNWVRETVEASLETVDLTDVFLDHHTFGMTHEHRNRTVETRLGETLENVLSGAFDPTSAWDRIVDRSCPDCGYAVCCGEYMATEVRFDG; encoded by the coding sequence GTGACTGAGCGGGTCTCGATCGAGGGGGTGCAAACGTATCTCCACTGTCCGCGCCGGTACGAGTTCGCTCACGTGCACGGCCTCGAGAGCGAGGACGACGACCCGCCGGAGACGCGACGCCTCGAGTTGCTACGAACGGCGATCTGTGACGCGTTGCGAACCGGGCGAACCGACCGCGACGACCTCGAAGCGGCCGTCATCGATCGGCTCACGGAACTGTGGACCAGCCACGGCGAGCGGTTCCACTCGCTGGCCCAGCGCCGCCACGAGCGCCAGCGACTCGAGGCCGCCGTTCGCGCGTACGTCGCGGACGTCGGCGTCGAGCACGTTCGCGGCGTGACGAAACTGCGCCGGGAAACCGACGAGGAGCTGCTGGGACCGGAACTCCCGCTGTCGGCGACGATTCTGCTCCCCGACGGCACGGGAGTCGAGGTCGAGTCGGTCGTCGACTACGTCACCACCGACGGAAGCTCGCTGACGGGCGTCCGGTTCGTCCCGACGCTCGCCCCGCTCGGACTGCTCCGATATCGGTCGGCGTGGGAGGGCGACGTCGCCGCGCTCTTTACGGATCACTTCGATCCCGACGACGACCGGTTCGAACCGGACGCCGTCGGCGCGCTGTTCGAGACGGCCGTCGTCCTCGAGGGGTTGCGCGATCTCCGGGACCGACTCGAGCTCGGGAATCGGACGTGTCGGTACGTACAGGTTCCGCTGGTAGAGCGCTCGAGCGCCTCGGTCAACTGGGTTCGAGAGACCGTCGAGGCGAGCCTCGAGACGGTCGACCTGACGGACGTCTTCCTCGACCACCACACGTTCGGGATGACCCACGAACACCGCAACCGGACCGTCGAGACCCGACTGGGCGAGACGCTCGAGAACGTGCTGTCGGGTGCGTTCGATCCGACGTCGGCGTGGGACCGGATCGTCGACCGGTCCTGTCCGGACTGCGGGTACGCCGTCTGCTGTGGGGAGTACATGGCCACGGAGGTGCGATTCGATGGGTGA
- the trpB gene encoding tryptophan synthase subunit beta, whose product MSQGDFEGYGGRHVPEPLLEPLEQLADAYDDVSATDEFQTELRDLLEEFAGRPTPIYYARNLSERYGVDIYLKREDLLHGGAHKINNVLGQGLLAKKAGRERLIAETGAGQHGVATAMVGALLDLETEIYMGKKDVERQEMNVFRMRLMGADVNEVTRGDAGLADAVDAALEDFAENVEDTHYLVGSVVGPDPFPRMVRDFQSVIGEEAREQMIERTGELPDAAVACVGGGSNAIGLFHAFRDDDVAFYGAEGGGEGADSKRHAAPLSSGDDEVLHGMKTRVIDEDVEVHSVSAGLDYPGVGPEHAMFQAVGRCEYTGITDDEALAAFRELSETEGIIPALESSHGVARALQLADDGEHDTILVNLSGRGDKDMETAAATFDL is encoded by the coding sequence ATGTCCCAGGGCGACTTCGAAGGCTACGGGGGACGGCACGTTCCCGAACCGCTGCTCGAACCTCTCGAGCAACTCGCCGACGCGTACGACGACGTGAGCGCGACCGACGAGTTCCAGACGGAGCTTCGCGACCTCCTCGAGGAGTTCGCCGGCCGGCCGACGCCGATCTACTACGCTCGCAACCTGAGCGAACGGTACGGGGTCGACATCTACCTCAAACGCGAGGATCTGCTCCACGGCGGCGCACACAAGATCAACAACGTGCTCGGGCAGGGCCTGCTCGCGAAGAAGGCGGGTCGCGAGCGGCTGATCGCCGAGACGGGCGCGGGCCAACACGGCGTCGCGACCGCGATGGTCGGCGCGTTGCTCGACCTCGAGACGGAGATCTACATGGGGAAAAAAGACGTCGAGCGCCAGGAGATGAACGTCTTCCGGATGCGGCTGATGGGTGCCGACGTCAACGAGGTCACTCGCGGTGACGCCGGCCTCGCCGACGCCGTCGACGCCGCACTCGAGGACTTCGCCGAGAACGTTGAGGACACCCACTACCTCGTCGGCAGCGTCGTCGGTCCCGACCCGTTCCCGCGGATGGTCCGTGACTTCCAGTCGGTCATCGGCGAGGAAGCCCGCGAGCAGATGATAGAGCGGACGGGCGAACTGCCGGACGCAGCGGTCGCCTGCGTCGGCGGTGGCTCGAACGCGATCGGGCTCTTCCACGCGTTCCGCGACGACGACGTCGCCTTCTACGGTGCCGAAGGCGGCGGCGAGGGCGCAGACTCGAAGCGCCACGCCGCCCCGCTTTCGAGCGGTGACGACGAGGTTCTCCACGGGATGAAAACGCGCGTGATCGACGAGGACGTCGAGGTCCACTCCGTCTCCGCAGGGCTGGACTACCCCGGCGTCGGTCCCGAACACGCCATGTTCCAGGCAGTGGGTCGCTGTGAGTACACTGGCATCACCGACGACGAGGCCCTCGCCGCGTTCAGGGAGTTGAGCGAGACCGAGGGAATCATTCCGGCCCTCGAGTCGAGCCACGGGGTGGCACGCGCCCTCCAGCTGGCCGACGACGGCGAACACGATACCATCCTGGTGAACCTCTCGGGACGTGGCGACAAGGACATGGAGACTGCGGCCGCGACGTTCGACCTCTGA
- a CDS encoding 8-oxo-dGTP diphosphatase, whose protein sequence is MIEATLCFVVRDGRVLLIEKRRGLGEGWYNGPGGKLEGDETPLECAIREVREELGIDVDPAKTEKAGELTFTLDGDGHTFCHVYRTDEFAGEPTASPEARPEWFAIEDVPYDRMWDDDRLWLPGVLEGDTVAGEFRFEGGEPLDEATFVDHDLEWDVSFAE, encoded by the coding sequence ATGATCGAGGCGACGCTGTGTTTCGTCGTACGCGACGGTCGGGTGCTGTTGATCGAGAAGCGCCGCGGCCTCGGCGAGGGGTGGTACAACGGCCCCGGCGGCAAACTCGAGGGCGACGAGACGCCCCTGGAGTGTGCGATCAGGGAGGTCCGCGAGGAACTTGGCATCGACGTCGATCCTGCGAAGACGGAAAAAGCGGGCGAACTCACCTTCACACTCGACGGCGACGGCCACACGTTCTGTCACGTCTACCGGACCGACGAGTTCGCGGGCGAGCCGACCGCCTCGCCTGAGGCGCGACCGGAGTGGTTCGCGATCGAGGACGTTCCGTACGACCGGATGTGGGACGACGACCGCCTGTGGCTGCCGGGCGTCCTCGAGGGCGACACCGTCGCCGGCGAGTTTCGATTCGAGGGTGGCGAACCGCTCGACGAGGCAACGTTCGTCGACCACGACCTCGAGTGGGACGTCTCGTTCGCGGAGTAG
- a CDS encoding rhomboid family intramembrane serine protease, producing MSRSSGSPIEETLVVFLLVAIVQSVAGVLGVVASLFVLSTPLSQHPWTIATSVYAHAGLAHLLSNSVALVLFGWPVARATTRLRFHTFFLVTGAIAGVTQVWVTGFFGYGAAVLGSSGAVFALLGYLLVVNPVAESIASSVDVPRWLVWLVFVSLAAAVTIATASPRAALVAHFVGFLLGLVAGRARLLQVDERHPAESVMA from the coding sequence ATGTCGCGTTCGTCGGGAAGTCCAATCGAAGAGACGCTCGTCGTATTCTTGCTCGTCGCGATCGTCCAGAGCGTCGCCGGCGTGCTCGGCGTGGTCGCCAGTCTGTTCGTCCTCTCGACGCCGCTCTCGCAACACCCGTGGACGATCGCCACCAGCGTCTACGCACACGCCGGCCTCGCACACCTGCTGTCCAATAGCGTCGCACTCGTGCTGTTCGGATGGCCCGTCGCCCGCGCGACCACCCGACTCCGGTTTCACACTTTCTTCCTCGTCACTGGAGCGATCGCGGGCGTCACGCAGGTCTGGGTGACGGGTTTCTTCGGGTACGGGGCCGCCGTCCTCGGCTCGAGCGGTGCCGTCTTCGCACTCCTTGGCTATCTCCTCGTAGTGAATCCCGTCGCCGAAAGCATCGCCTCGAGCGTCGACGTCCCGCGCTGGCTCGTCTGGCTGGTCTTCGTCTCGCTGGCTGCCGCCGTCACGATCGCAACGGCGAGTCCGCGAGCCGCGCTGGTCGCGCACTTCGTTGGCTTCCTGTTGGGGCTGGTCGCGGGCCGGGCCCGACTGTTGCAGGTGGACGAGCGGCACCCGGCCGAGAGCGTGATGGCGTGA
- a CDS encoding HpcH/HpaI aldolase family protein: protein MVDNTEQTSTAPSATRRRYMKATGAVAVGALASSAVAADGRTDPSTFSDEFLEAVENGEPVYGVSASLAGMDPVTVTSHVDTDWIWIDTEHAAYDVREVREMMSVIPEDTAGITRVPGAHPKEVERVLDAGSDGVIVPKLRTVEEVEEFVASAYYPPKGDRGVAGSPASTFGLEFDEEYMQTANENVFVVIQVETAELVDNIDRVAQIEGIDSLLIGPADLSSQLGDPLNTDTAEFQRAVDRVRRAAERNDIAPGYWIGLDDAEPFVEEGWQVLSLGSDAALLAQAVQERIDDSP from the coding sequence ATGGTAGACAATACCGAGCAGACGAGTACTGCGCCGTCAGCCACGAGACGGCGGTACATGAAGGCGACGGGTGCCGTTGCCGTGGGGGCACTCGCCTCCAGTGCGGTCGCAGCCGACGGGCGAACCGATCCGAGCACCTTTTCCGACGAGTTTCTCGAGGCGGTCGAGAACGGAGAGCCGGTGTACGGCGTCTCCGCGTCCCTGGCGGGGATGGATCCCGTGACCGTCACCTCGCACGTGGACACCGACTGGATCTGGATCGACACCGAGCACGCAGCGTACGACGTTCGAGAAGTGCGAGAGATGATGAGCGTCATTCCAGAGGATACCGCCGGGATCACGCGCGTTCCGGGCGCCCATCCGAAGGAAGTCGAGCGCGTGCTGGACGCTGGATCGGACGGCGTCATCGTTCCCAAGCTTCGGACAGTCGAGGAGGTCGAGGAGTTCGTCGCCAGCGCCTACTATCCACCGAAAGGAGACCGGGGCGTCGCCGGTTCTCCGGCCAGCACGTTCGGTCTCGAGTTCGACGAGGAGTACATGCAAACGGCGAACGAGAACGTCTTCGTCGTCATCCAGGTCGAAACAGCGGAACTCGTCGACAACATCGATCGCGTCGCACAAATCGAGGGCATCGACTCGCTGCTCATCGGTCCAGCGGACCTCTCCTCGCAGCTCGGCGATCCGCTCAACACCGACACGGCGGAGTTCCAGCGGGCAGTCGATCGGGTTCGCCGAGCAGCAGAACGTAACGACATCGCGCCGGGATACTGGATCGGGCTGGACGACGCCGAGCCGTTCGTCGAGGAGGGCTGGCAGGTCCTCTCGCTCGGCAGCGATGCGGCGCTACTCGCCCAGGCCGTCCAGGAGCGGATCGACGACTCTCCATGA
- a CDS encoding CBS domain-containing protein, whose amino-acid sequence MDDIFVARLMSTDLHTVSPDTLVEDAGEAMLENGIGSVVVVDEDERLEGILTTTDFVEIVAESHPKAQTSVSRYMTTDVVTTHAQASIRDVADTMIEHGFHHLPVVDEEEGVIGMVTTTDLAAYLSHVQTPSPA is encoded by the coding sequence ATGGATGACATTTTCGTCGCACGGCTCATGTCTACCGACCTCCACACCGTCTCTCCCGACACGCTCGTCGAGGATGCGGGCGAAGCGATGCTCGAGAACGGCATCGGCTCGGTCGTCGTCGTCGACGAGGACGAACGACTCGAGGGGATCCTGACGACCACCGACTTCGTCGAAATCGTCGCCGAGAGCCATCCGAAAGCGCAGACGTCCGTCTCGCGATACATGACCACCGACGTCGTCACGACGCACGCGCAGGCGTCGATCCGCGACGTCGCGGACACGATGATCGAGCACGGCTTTCACCACCTGCCGGTCGTCGACGAGGAGGAGGGCGTCATCGGGATGGTGACGACGACTGATCTCGCAGCTTACCTGTCTCACGTCCAGACGCCAAGTCCCGCGTGA
- a CDS encoding DUF7501 family protein: protein MSVNTTTNWADPATCPFCGGDLPDPGAGFVDHLGESPDCESGFEIWRENVAGDVAGEWSG from the coding sequence ATGTCCGTGAATACGACCACGAACTGGGCTGATCCGGCGACCTGTCCCTTCTGCGGTGGCGACTTACCCGATCCCGGCGCTGGCTTCGTCGACCACCTCGGCGAGAGTCCCGACTGCGAGTCGGGCTTCGAGATCTGGCGGGAGAACGTCGCCGGCGACGTCGCCGGCGAGTGGAGCGGATAA
- a CDS encoding quinone oxidoreductase family protein, protein MRAIEVSEYGDSDVLEPVDREKPDPGPGEVRIAVEAAGINFADVMQRRGQYPGGPEPPYVPGMEAAGTIDAAGEGVDLEVGDPVVAMVSGGGYAEYVTADAQTLFPIPEAMGFAEAAGFPIQFLTAHACLFEWGGLEAGERVLIQAAAGGVGTAAVQLASRAGAEVFGTASSAEKLELAADLGCDHPIDYTEEEFAAVIDEETDGEGVDLVLESVGDDVFERSLDALAHFGRLVTYGVASGVPAEVSNRRLLFENKRVIGFHLGQAAQRDPDRVMRAVPDLTEGLASGDLEVIVGESFPLVEAAAAHQYIEDRKSSGKVVLRP, encoded by the coding sequence ATGCGAGCGATCGAAGTCAGTGAATACGGCGACAGCGACGTTCTCGAGCCCGTCGACCGCGAAAAGCCCGATCCCGGCCCCGGCGAAGTGCGCATCGCCGTCGAGGCGGCGGGCATCAACTTCGCGGACGTCATGCAGCGACGCGGCCAGTATCCCGGCGGCCCGGAGCCACCGTACGTCCCCGGGATGGAAGCCGCGGGAACGATCGACGCCGCAGGCGAGGGCGTCGACCTCGAGGTCGGCGACCCCGTCGTCGCGATGGTCTCCGGCGGCGGCTACGCCGAGTACGTCACCGCCGACGCCCAGACGCTCTTTCCGATCCCCGAGGCGATGGGCTTCGCGGAGGCCGCCGGCTTCCCCATCCAGTTTCTCACCGCTCACGCCTGCCTGTTCGAGTGGGGCGGCCTGGAAGCGGGCGAGCGCGTCCTGATCCAGGCCGCGGCGGGCGGCGTCGGCACGGCCGCCGTCCAGCTCGCCTCCCGTGCGGGTGCGGAGGTGTTCGGCACGGCGAGTTCTGCCGAGAAGCTCGAGCTGGCCGCCGACCTGGGCTGCGATCACCCGATCGACTACACCGAGGAGGAGTTCGCCGCCGTGATCGACGAGGAGACCGACGGCGAGGGCGTCGACCTCGTCCTGGAGTCCGTCGGCGACGACGTCTTCGAGCGCAGCCTCGACGCCCTCGCGCACTTCGGTCGGCTCGTCACCTACGGCGTCGCGAGCGGCGTCCCCGCCGAGGTGAGCAACCGTCGGCTGCTGTTCGAGAACAAACGCGTAATCGGCTTCCACCTCGGGCAGGCCGCCCAGCGCGACCCCGACAGGGTGATGAGAGCCGTCCCCGACCTCACAGAAGGGCTCGCGTCGGGCGACCTCGAGGTGATCGTCGGCGAGTCGTTCCCGCTCGTCGAGGCCGCAGCGGCCCACCAGTACATCGAAGATCGGAAGAGTTCCGGGAAGGTCGTCTTGCGTCCCTGA
- a CDS encoding ATP-dependent DNA helicase has product MGDADATDDGVDGDAESGQTNEHPDGPKGNQRAALESRAACTSVDAGAGTGKTTTMLMRIERAIERGEVAPEDVLVLTFANEAAASIREAVTERLGPEDAAAIDVYTYHSLCHHLVREYAYYLGFSPEFDVVTERGRRRIVRQLLEDGDYEFADASTRGDGSAADLADSLDRFIREMSQEDVDPETLADRLPDVRTLEVLGEFVLWLEREASENLSFDNEALRYFNREDHLDEARESLVDYGKLLTYCREKIAEAPDEFHDDAVVSDVRRYLGVLQTCVTNTLEALSLDEPTTKHLPRALFGNEIRRNATSTIEQTPFGRLKHYLEFLRLARHYTEVYADYRAYLERERIVDFDELVRTATQLLEDDGGPDRAGNEGATANESVADEITNRWAQVYCDEFQDTDGTQFRLITQLTAGEDRPDLFAIGDKDQAIYGWRGTDREGLDRLAVTYDDHEAIELELNFRSKQEILDLTNHCTYGTQSSKTLREVGRTPGEYETADPPVRVGRIDGDEIEFSTPEQVATTVSRLLNGEFDDAPRRSLADVAVIVRTNRHAQAIADELRDRQIPYEVSGSARGEVRPGTQTVLSYLRVVVDPTADAHLRRVLAYRYRLSAADLERLQSHDGSLYDALATADPSAFDDPERLERARTHLEVLTTMRDVYPLAQFVRRFLEVTRLAWFLTSEERAELERVERFAETYDPGTVLGTLTTSFVDALERTLTGGETGYGRGTRSEACVDVMTVHQAKGLQFDTVLVPYLSDEEWCVETDYAGRARYRLLEATIDDDVDSPLLADLARETVGEEWRVLHVALTRAENHLFLFGSSYDYEGGEGELATSTAEACLADEIEWCVAGKRMDLWASLTESFDRVRERYPETVVDLTEEIAVAADVTPGTITYYGNYGERTVEPLATREAIETVHRLGRLLRDGTLLPAADAADHVDELRIPTGRCPSALSSDTVRFPVETLASAGDLPVAMRHSYSAMQTHGECARKHYLDHVVDAIDDPISRGGTTPNARAIGRVFHAVAEEAFYREYRTDEQWREAAVRQLTARDLTDAREAVLECVDRYFAAAASSVDAPVHEWEPLAAELPFALEDVPGIDGDVVGYVDSVRRTPAGDLVVLDYKTTADRIDPEEATQLQLYLRACETLFDEPVARAGYVYVGESGPHVDLFARDDLPAWESVRETLAAVDDPSFAETTPGDHCRFCPHRSLGCAPAEYAVDEQAVGDD; this is encoded by the coding sequence ATGGGTGACGCGGACGCGACGGACGACGGCGTCGACGGGGACGCCGAGAGCGGGCAGACCAACGAGCATCCTGACGGACCGAAGGGGAACCAGCGAGCGGCCCTCGAGAGCCGGGCGGCGTGTACCTCGGTCGACGCCGGAGCCGGCACCGGCAAGACGACGACGATGCTCATGCGGATCGAACGCGCCATCGAGCGCGGCGAGGTCGCACCCGAGGACGTCCTCGTCCTGACGTTTGCCAACGAGGCCGCGGCGAGTATCCGCGAGGCGGTCACCGAGCGGCTCGGTCCAGAGGACGCCGCTGCGATCGACGTCTACACCTACCACTCGCTGTGTCACCACCTCGTCCGCGAGTACGCCTACTACCTCGGCTTCTCTCCCGAGTTCGACGTCGTCACCGAGCGTGGCCGTCGCCGGATCGTTCGACAGCTCCTCGAGGACGGCGACTACGAGTTCGCCGACGCGTCGACCCGCGGCGACGGCTCCGCGGCCGACCTCGCCGACTCGCTCGATCGGTTCATCCGGGAGATGAGCCAGGAAGACGTCGATCCCGAGACGCTCGCAGATCGTCTTCCCGACGTTCGCACGCTCGAGGTTCTCGGCGAGTTCGTCCTCTGGCTCGAGCGCGAAGCCAGCGAGAACCTGTCGTTCGACAACGAGGCGCTGCGGTACTTCAACCGCGAAGACCACCTCGATGAGGCCCGCGAGTCGCTGGTCGACTACGGCAAGCTGCTGACCTACTGCCGGGAGAAGATCGCCGAGGCACCCGACGAGTTTCACGACGACGCGGTCGTCTCGGACGTTCGGCGGTACCTCGGCGTCCTCCAGACGTGCGTGACGAACACGCTCGAGGCGCTGTCGCTCGACGAGCCGACGACGAAACACCTGCCGCGGGCGCTGTTCGGAAACGAGATCCGGCGCAACGCCACGTCGACGATCGAGCAGACGCCGTTCGGACGGCTCAAACACTACCTCGAGTTCCTGCGGCTGGCGCGTCACTACACCGAGGTCTACGCCGACTACCGGGCGTACCTCGAACGCGAGCGGATCGTCGACTTCGACGAACTCGTTCGGACGGCGACGCAGTTACTCGAGGACGACGGCGGGCCAGACCGAGCCGGAAACGAGGGAGCGACGGCCAACGAGAGCGTCGCCGACGAGATCACGAACCGGTGGGCGCAGGTGTACTGCGACGAGTTCCAGGACACCGACGGGACGCAGTTTCGGCTCATCACGCAGTTGACTGCGGGCGAGGATCGACCGGACCTGTTCGCGATCGGCGACAAAGACCAGGCCATCTACGGCTGGCGCGGCACCGACCGCGAGGGGCTCGATCGGCTGGCTGTGACCTACGACGACCACGAGGCGATCGAACTCGAGCTCAACTTCCGCTCGAAACAGGAGATCCTGGACCTGACGAACCACTGTACGTACGGCACCCAGTCCTCGAAGACGCTTCGAGAAGTCGGACGAACGCCCGGTGAGTACGAGACGGCCGACCCGCCCGTGCGCGTCGGCCGGATCGACGGCGACGAGATCGAGTTCTCGACGCCAGAGCAGGTCGCGACGACGGTCTCGAGGCTGCTAAACGGCGAGTTCGACGACGCCCCTCGACGGTCGCTCGCCGACGTGGCGGTGATCGTCCGGACGAACCGCCACGCGCAGGCGATCGCCGACGAACTGCGGGATCGACAGATCCCCTACGAGGTGTCGGGGTCGGCCCGCGGCGAGGTTCGACCGGGCACCCAGACCGTCCTCTCGTACCTCCGGGTGGTCGTCGACCCGACCGCCGACGCCCACCTTCGACGCGTGCTGGCGTACCGGTACCGGCTCTCGGCGGCCGACCTGGAACGGCTCCAGTCACACGACGGATCGCTGTACGATGCGCTTGCGACCGCGGATCCGAGCGCGTTCGACGATCCCGAGCGCCTCGAGCGCGCACGCACTCACCTCGAGGTGCTCACGACGATGCGCGACGTCTATCCGCTCGCGCAGTTCGTCCGCCGGTTCCTCGAGGTGACGCGACTCGCGTGGTTCCTGACGAGCGAGGAGCGCGCCGAACTCGAGCGCGTCGAACGCTTCGCCGAGACGTACGATCCGGGGACGGTACTGGGGACGCTCACGACGTCGTTCGTCGACGCGCTCGAGCGGACGCTGACCGGGGGCGAGACGGGATACGGGCGCGGAACGCGCTCGGAGGCCTGCGTGGACGTGATGACGGTCCACCAGGCGAAGGGGCTGCAGTTCGATACCGTGCTCGTCCCCTACCTCTCGGACGAGGAGTGGTGTGTCGAGACCGACTACGCCGGGCGTGCCCGCTACCGGCTGCTCGAGGCGACGATCGACGACGACGTCGACTCCCCGCTGCTCGCTGACCTCGCCCGCGAGACGGTCGGCGAGGAGTGGCGGGTACTCCACGTCGCGCTCACTCGTGCCGAAAATCACCTGTTCCTGTTCGGGTCGAGCTACGATTACGAGGGCGGCGAGGGCGAACTCGCGACGTCGACGGCGGAGGCGTGTCTGGCCGACGAGATCGAGTGGTGCGTCGCCGGCAAACGGATGGACCTCTGGGCTTCGCTCACGGAGAGCTTCGACCGGGTCCGGGAACGGTATCCCGAGACCGTCGTCGACCTCACCGAGGAGATCGCCGTTGCGGCCGACGTCACGCCGGGGACGATCACCTACTACGGAAACTACGGCGAACGGACCGTCGAACCGCTTGCGACCCGCGAGGCGATCGAGACGGTCCACCGACTCGGACGGCTGCTTCGCGACGGAACCTTGCTTCCGGCGGCCGACGCGGCAGACCACGTCGACGAACTTCGAATCCCGACGGGTCGGTGCCCGAGCGCGCTCTCGAGTGACACCGTCCGGTTTCCGGTCGAGACACTTGCGAGCGCGGGCGACCTCCCCGTCGCGATGCGACACAGTTACTCGGCGATGCAGACCCACGGGGAGTGTGCGCGCAAACACTACCTCGATCACGTGGTCGACGCGATAGACGACCCGATCTCGAGAGGGGGAACGACGCCGAACGCACGCGCCATCGGCAGGGTCTTCCACGCCGTCGCCGAGGAGGCGTTCTACCGCGAGTATCGAACCGACGAGCAGTGGCGCGAGGCCGCGGTGCGCCAGTTGACTGCTCGCGATCTCACCGACGCCCGAGAGGCCGTCCTCGAGTGCGTCGACCGGTACTTCGCCGCGGCCGCGTCGTCGGTCGACGCGCCCGTCCACGAGTGGGAACCGCTCGCGGCCGAACTGCCGTTTGCGCTCGAGGACGTTCCCGGGATCGACGGCGACGTCGTTGGCTACGTCGACTCGGTCCGTCGGACGCCGGCGGGCGACCTCGTCGTCCTCGACTACAAGACGACGGCCGATCGAATCGATCCCGAGGAGGCGACCCAGTTACAGCTGTACCTGCGGGCCTGCGAGACGCTGTTCGACGAGCCGGTCGCCCGAGCTGGCTACGTCTACGTGGGCGAGAGCGGACCCCACGTCGACCTGTTCGCTCGAGACGACCTCCCGGCGTGGGAGTCGGTTCGCGAGACGCTCGCGGCGGTCGACGACCCTTCGTTCGCGGAGACGACGCCGGGTGACCACTGCCGGTTCTGCCCACACCGGTCGCTGGGCTGTGCACCCGCGGAGTACGCGGTCGACGAGCAGGCAGTCGGAGACGACTGA